From one Neofelis nebulosa isolate mNeoNeb1 chromosome 4, mNeoNeb1.pri, whole genome shotgun sequence genomic stretch:
- the PPM1M gene encoding protein phosphatase 1M isoform X1: MSAGWFRRRFLPGGPLPAPRPPRPRSSPVPYRRPRFLRGSGSGPGTADAPRRPDVRPVRSPARGRALPWNAGYAEIINAEKSEFNEDQAACGQLCIRRCEFGAEEDQEWQTSCPEEFLTGHYWALFDGHGGPAAAILAANTLHSCLRRQLEAVVEGMVATQPPMHLSGHSICPSDPQFVEEKGIRAEDLVIGALESAFQECDEVIGRELEASGQVGGCTALVAVSLQGKLYVANAGDSRAILVRKDEVRPLSSEFTPETERQRIQQLAFVYPELLAGEFTRLEFPRRLKGDDLGQKVLFRDHHMRGWSYKCVEKSDLKYPLIHGQGRQARLLGTLAVSRGLGDHQLRVLDTNIQLKPFLLAVPQVTVLDVDQLELQEEDVVVMATDGLWDVLSNEQVARLVRSFLPGNREDSHRFSELAQMLIHSTQGKDDGLTEEGQVSYDDISVFVIPLHSQGQRSSGH; this comes from the exons ATGTCCGCCGGCTGGTTCCGGCGCCGCTTCCTGCCCGGGGGTCCGCTGCCCGCGCCGCGGCCGCCCAGGCCGCGCTCCAGCCCTGTGCCCTACCGGCGGCCCCGCTTCCTGCGCGGCTCCGGCTCGGGCCCCGGCACCGCCGACGCTCCGCGCCGCCCCGACGTCCGGCCCGTGCGCAGTCCAGCGCGGGGCCGCGCACTGCCCTGGAACGCAGGCTACGCCGA GATCATCAATGCGGAGAAATCTGAGTTCAATGAGGATCAGGCAGCCTGTGGGCAGCTGTGCATCCGGAGATGTGAGTTTGGGGCTGAAGAGGACCAGGAGTGGCAGACCTCGTGCCCAGAGGAG TTCCTGACAGGTCATTACTGGGCACTGTTTGATGGGCATGGTGGGCCAGCTGCAGCCATCCTGGCTGCCAACACCCTGCACTCCTGCCTCCGCCGGCAGCTGGAGGCCGTAGTAGAGGGCATGGTGGCCACTCAGCCCCCCATGCACCTCAGCGGCCACAGCATCTGTCCCAGTGATCCCCAGTTTGTGGAAGAGAAAGGCATTAGGGCGGAAGATTTGGTGATCGGGGCTCTGGAGAGTGCCTTCCAGGAATGT GATGAGGTGATCGGGCGGGAGCTGGAGGCCTCAGGCCAGGTGGGCGGCTGCACAGCCCTGGTGGCTGTGTCCCTGCAGGGAAAGCTGTATGTGGCCAATGCCGGGGATAGCAG AGCCATATTGGTACGGAAAGATGAGGTTCGGCCCCTGAGCTCTGAGTTCACCCCGGAGACTGAGCGGCAGCGGATTCAGCAGCTG GCCTTTGTCTACCCTGAGCTTCTGGCTGGTGAGTTCACCCGACTGGAGTTCCCTCGGCGACTGAAGGGGGATGACTTAGGGCAGAAGGTTTTGTTCCGGGATCACCACATGAGAGGCTG GAGCTACAAGTGTGTGGAGAAGTCGGATCTCAAGTACCCACTGATCCATGGGCAGGGTAGACAG GCTCGGTTACTGGGAACACTGGCCGTCTCCCGGGGCCTGGGAGACCATCAGCTCAGAGTCctggacacaaacattcagctcAAGCCCTTCTTGCTCGCTGTCCCACAG GTGACTGTCCTGGATGTGGACCAGCTGGAGCTGCAGGAGGAGGATGTGGTTGTCATGGCAACCGATGGGCTCTGGGATGTCCTATCCAATGAGCAGGTGGCACGGCTAGTGCGGAGCTTCCTCCCTGGCAACCGAGAGGACTCACACAG GTTCTCGGAGCTGGCCCAAATGCTGATACATAGCACACAGGGAAAGGACGACGGTCTCACAGAGGAAGGGCAGGTGTCCTACGATGACATCTCTGTGTTCGTGATTCCCTTGCACAGCCAGGGCCAAAGGAGCAGTGGCCACTGA
- the PPM1M gene encoding protein phosphatase 1M isoform X2, with protein sequence MSAGWFRRRFLPGGPLPAPRPPRPRSSPVPYRRPRFLRGSGSGPGTADAPRRPDVRPVRSPARGRALPWNAGYAEIINAEKSEFNEDQAACGQLCIRRCEFGAEEDQEWQTSCPEEDEVIGRELEASGQVGGCTALVAVSLQGKLYVANAGDSRAILVRKDEVRPLSSEFTPETERQRIQQLAFVYPELLAGEFTRLEFPRRLKGDDLGQKVLFRDHHMRGWSYKCVEKSDLKYPLIHGQGRQARLLGTLAVSRGLGDHQLRVLDTNIQLKPFLLAVPQVTVLDVDQLELQEEDVVVMATDGLWDVLSNEQVARLVRSFLPGNREDSHRFSELAQMLIHSTQGKDDGLTEEGQVSYDDISVFVIPLHSQGQRSSGH encoded by the exons ATGTCCGCCGGCTGGTTCCGGCGCCGCTTCCTGCCCGGGGGTCCGCTGCCCGCGCCGCGGCCGCCCAGGCCGCGCTCCAGCCCTGTGCCCTACCGGCGGCCCCGCTTCCTGCGCGGCTCCGGCTCGGGCCCCGGCACCGCCGACGCTCCGCGCCGCCCCGACGTCCGGCCCGTGCGCAGTCCAGCGCGGGGCCGCGCACTGCCCTGGAACGCAGGCTACGCCGA GATCATCAATGCGGAGAAATCTGAGTTCAATGAGGATCAGGCAGCCTGTGGGCAGCTGTGCATCCGGAGATGTGAGTTTGGGGCTGAAGAGGACCAGGAGTGGCAGACCTCGTGCCCAGAGGAG GATGAGGTGATCGGGCGGGAGCTGGAGGCCTCAGGCCAGGTGGGCGGCTGCACAGCCCTGGTGGCTGTGTCCCTGCAGGGAAAGCTGTATGTGGCCAATGCCGGGGATAGCAG AGCCATATTGGTACGGAAAGATGAGGTTCGGCCCCTGAGCTCTGAGTTCACCCCGGAGACTGAGCGGCAGCGGATTCAGCAGCTG GCCTTTGTCTACCCTGAGCTTCTGGCTGGTGAGTTCACCCGACTGGAGTTCCCTCGGCGACTGAAGGGGGATGACTTAGGGCAGAAGGTTTTGTTCCGGGATCACCACATGAGAGGCTG GAGCTACAAGTGTGTGGAGAAGTCGGATCTCAAGTACCCACTGATCCATGGGCAGGGTAGACAG GCTCGGTTACTGGGAACACTGGCCGTCTCCCGGGGCCTGGGAGACCATCAGCTCAGAGTCctggacacaaacattcagctcAAGCCCTTCTTGCTCGCTGTCCCACAG GTGACTGTCCTGGATGTGGACCAGCTGGAGCTGCAGGAGGAGGATGTGGTTGTCATGGCAACCGATGGGCTCTGGGATGTCCTATCCAATGAGCAGGTGGCACGGCTAGTGCGGAGCTTCCTCCCTGGCAACCGAGAGGACTCACACAG GTTCTCGGAGCTGGCCCAAATGCTGATACATAGCACACAGGGAAAGGACGACGGTCTCACAGAGGAAGGGCAGGTGTCCTACGATGACATCTCTGTGTTCGTGATTCCCTTGCACAGCCAGGGCCAAAGGAGCAGTGGCCACTGA